The Chroicocephalus ridibundus chromosome 17, bChrRid1.1, whole genome shotgun sequence genome window below encodes:
- the FMNL1 gene encoding formin-like protein 1 isoform X2 encodes MGNAAGGMEGGAAGRENRDNRLPVPPPAAAAAAAAAAAPPPARQPMPAAAELEERFGRVLNSMNLPPDKMKLLNQYDNEKKWELICDQERFQVKNPPSAYIQKLKSYLDTGGVSRKFKRRVQESTQVLRELEISLRTNYIGWVQEFLNEENKGLDVLLEYLAFAQCSVAYDMESAENGSPGSDKGKVLERSLEDLNKSSSSSPTQGSSKVRHLTVSCCLSNQHIHTLLRHVHPSVPCSALGSDGDSCPRSPGSSCPPRLNPSHSRKALRNSRLVSQKDDVHVCIMCLRAIMNYQSGFSLVMNHPACVNEITLSLNNKNARTKALVLELLAAVCLVRGGHDIILAAFDNFKEVCGEKNRFEKLMEYFRNEDTNIDFMVACMQFINIVVHSVENMNFRVFLQYEFTHLGLDHYLETLRLTESDKLQVQIQAYLDNVFDVGAMLEDSETKTAVLEHMEELQEHVNQLTEKLQDAENDSMAKIAELEKQLSQARRELEALREQLSPPRPPSPPAPQPQECYRLALERRLAELEEKGLVQILRGPDGDVAIEIVPVVIETPAAPVVTGEATAATATAATATAATGTDTTDAPAPAPSPPPAPAAPLPPPPPPPPPLPGAEPGPPLPPAPPLPPGTVPPPAPPLPGAQVPPPPPPLPGALEGPVPPPPPPPPLGGELPAGPGAPPAAGGSVKVKKPIQTKFRMPVFNWVALKPSQIDGTVFTELNDEKVLQELDMSDFEEQFKTKAQGPALDISALKVKATQKAPSKVTLMESNRAKNLAITLRKGGRSIQDICTAIETYDQQALSLDFLELLLRFLPTEYERTLIGKFEREQQPLEELSDEDQFMIRFSKIPRLAERMNVMIFLGNFNDTAQLLMPQLNAIIAASMSLKSSSKLRNILEIVLAFGNYMNSSKRGAAYGFRLQSLDALLEMKSTDRKQTLLHYLVRVIMEKYPELTGFHTELHFLDKAGTVSLDGVLQDVRSLQQGMELTRKEFMRQDDSPVLKDFLKVNSEVMEKLQADSKTAKEAYESAVEYFGENPKTSPPTTFFPMFMRFIRAYKKAEQDIELWKKQEAAAKEAESSPPGSEEQPELPIQKAKRQQMDMIAELKKKQMVKEPLIYEGKDGAIEDIISALKTVPFTARTGKRSSRLFCDVSFNEESPL; translated from the exons atgGGCAACGCGGCCGGGGGCATGgaggggggggccgcggggcgggagaACCGCGACAACCGGCtgccggtgcccccccccgccgccgccgccgccgccgccgccgccgccgccccgccgcccgcccggcagcccatgcccgccgccgccgagctggAGGAGCGCTTCGGCCGCGTCCTG AACTCCATGAACCTGCCCCCGGACAAGATGAAGCTGCTCAACCAGTACGACAACGAGAAGAAGTGGGAGCTCATCTGTGACCAG GAACGTTTCCAGGTGAAAAACCCACCCTCCGCCTACATCCAGAAGCTGAAGAGCTACTTGGACACGGGTGGCGTAAGCAGGAAG TTCAAGAGGCGAGTGCAGGAGTCGACGCAGGTGCTCCGGGAGCTGGAGATTTCCCTGAGGACCAACTACATCGG ctGGGTCCAGGAGTTCCTCAACGAGGAGAACAAGGGGCTGGACGTGCTGCTGGAGTATCTCGCCTTCGCCCAGTGCTCTGTCGC GTATGACATGGAGAGTGCCGAGAACGGCAGCCCGGGCTCCGACAAGGGCAAGGTCCTGGAGCGGTCGCTGGAGGACCTGAACAAAAGCAGCTCCTCGTCCCCCACCCAGGGCTCCTCCAAAGTGCGGCACCTCACCGTCAG ctgctgcctctcGAACCAGCACATCCACACCCTCCTCCGCCACGTCCACCCCAGCGTCCCCTGCAGCGCCCTGGGCAGCGATGGGGACAGTTGCCCCAGGTCAcccggcagctcctgcccgcCCCG GCTGAACCCCTCGCACAGCAGGAAGGCGCTGAGGAACTCCCGCCTTGTCAGCCAGAAGGACGACGTCCACGTCTGCATCATGTGTCTCCGCGCCATCATGAACTACCAG tcTGGCTTCAGCCTGGTGATGAACCACCCAGCCTGCGTCAACGAGATCACCCTGAGCCTCAACAACAAGAACGCCAG GACCAAGGCGCTGGTGCTGGAGCTGTTGGCCGCCGTCTGCCTGGTCCGAGGTGGCCACGACATCATCCTGGCCGCCTTCGACAACTTCAAGGAG gtCTGCGGGGAGAAGAACCGCTTCGAGAAGCTGATGGAGTATTTCCGAAACGAGGACACCAACATCGACTTCATG GTGGCCTGCATGCAGTTCATCAACATCGTGGTGCACTCGGTGGAGAACATGAACTTCCGCGTCTTCCTGCAGTACGAGTTCACCCACCTGGGGCTGGACCACTACCTGGAG ACCCTCCGTCTCACCGAGAGCGACAAGCTGCAGGTGCAGATCCAAGCCTACCTGGACAACGTCTTCGACGTGGGGGCCATGCTGGAGGACTCGGAGACCAAGACGGCCGTGCTGGAGCAcatggaggagctgcaggagcacgTCAACCAG TTGACGGAGAAGCTGCAGGATGCGGAGAACGACTCCATGGCCAAGATAgcggagctggagaagcagctgagcCAGGCGCGGCGGGAGCTGGAGGCGCTGCGG gagcagctgagccCACCGCGGCCACCCAGCCcaccggccccgcagccccaggaGTGCTACCGGCTGGCGCTGGAGCGGCGGCTGgcggagctggaggagaaggggctggtgCAGATCCTGCGTGGGCCCGACGGAGACGTCGCCATCGAAATTGTCCCCGTCGTCATAGAAACCCCAGCAGCCCCCGTGGTTACCGGAGAggccaccgccgccaccgccaccgctgccaccgccaCCGCTGCCACCGGCACAGATACCACAG ATGCTCCGGCTCCGGCCCCGTCTCCCCCGCCAGCAcccgccgcccccctgccccccccgcctccgccccccCCACCGCTGCCGGGGGCTGAGCCcggccccccgctgccccccgcgcccccgctgccccccggcaccgtcccccctccagcccctccgctcccGGGCGCCCAagtgccaccaccccccccaccgctGCCTGGGGCGCTGGAgggtcccgtccccccgcctccACCGCCCCCACCCCTCGGTGgggagctcccagctgggcccggtgccccccccgccgccggcggttCAG TGAAGGTGAAGAAGCCGATCCAGACCAAGTTCCGTATGCCTGTCTTCAACTGGGTGGCCCTGAAGCCGAGCCAGATCGATGGCACCGTCTTCACCGAGCTCAATGACGAGaaggtgctgcag GAGCTGGACATGAGTGACTTTGAGGAGCAGTTCAAGACGAAGGCGCAGGGCCCCGCCTTGGACATCAGTGCCCTCAAGGTGAAGGCCACGCAGAAGGCTCCCAGCAAGGTCACCCTCATGGAGTCCAACCGAGCCAAGAACCTGGCCATCACCCTGCGCAAGGGCGGCCGCAGCATCCAGGACATCTGCACAGCCATCGAGAC GTATGACCAGCAAGCCCTGAGCCTCGActtcctggagctgctgctgcgcttCCTGCCCACCGAGTACGAGCGGACGCTCATCGGGAAGTTTGAGCGGGAGCAGCAGCCGCTGGAGGAGCTCTCAGACGAGGACCAGTTCATGATCCGCTTCAGCAAGATCCCGCGCCTGGCCGAGCGCATGAACGTCATGATCTTCCTGGGCAACTTCAACGACACGGCCCAGCTGCTCATGCCG CAACTCAACGCCATCATCGCCGCCTCCATGTCCCTCAAGTCCTCCAGCAAACTGCGCAACATCCTCGAG ATCGTCCTGGCCTTCGGGAACTACATGAACAGCAGCAAGCGCGGGGCAGCCTACGGCTTCCGTCTGCAGAGCCTCGACGCG ctgctggagaTGAAGTCGACGGACCGCAAGCAAACGCTGCTGCATTACCTGGTGCGGGTGATCATGGAGAAGTACCCTGAGCTCACCGGCTTCCACACCGAGCTGCACTTCCTCGACAAGGCGGGCACAG TCTCCCTGGACGGCGTGTTGCAGGACGTGCGGAGCCTGCAGCAGGGGATGGAGCTGACCCGCAAGGAGTTCATGCGGCAGGACGACAGCCCCGTGCTCAAGGACTTCCTCAAGGTCAACTCGGAGGTGATGGAGAAGCTGCAGGCTGACAGCAAAACCGCCAAG GAGGCGTACGAGTCGGCTGTGGAGTACTTCGGGGAGAACCCCAAGACCAGCCCCCCCACAACCTTCTTCCCCATGTTCATGCGCTTCATCAGAGCCTACAAG AAAGCGGAGCAGGACATCGAGCTGTGGAAGAAACAAGAGGCGGCGGCCAAAGAGGCAGAATCCAGCCCCCCCGGCAGCGAGGAGCAGCCCGAG CTGCCCATCCAGAAAGCCAAGCGGCAGCAGATGGACATGATCGCCGAGCTGAAGAAGAAGCAGATGGTGAAGGAGCCGCTCATCTACGAAGGAAAAGACGGGGCCATCGAGGACATTATTTCAG CTCTGAAAACTGTTCCTTTCACGGCCCGGACGGGCAAACGCTCGTCCCGGCTCTTCTGCGATGTGAGCTTCAATGAGGAGAGTCCTCTGTAG
- the FMNL1 gene encoding formin-like protein 1 isoform X5: protein MGNAAGGMEGGAAGRENRDNRLPVPPPAAAAAAAAAAAPPPARQPMPAAAELEERFGRVLNSMNLPPDKMKLLNQYDNEKKWELICDQERFQVKNPPSAYIQKLKSYLDTGGVSRKVRAPPSTPCPHAGSGAGTVPTALPIPQFKRRVQESTQVLRELEISLRTNYIGWVQEFLNEENKGLDVLLEYLAFAQCSVAYDMESAENGSPGSDKGKVLERSLEDLNKSSSSSPTQGSSKVRHLTVRLNPSHSRKALRNSRLVSQKDDVHVCIMCLRAIMNYQSGFSLVMNHPACVNEITLSLNNKNARTKALVLELLAAVCLVRGGHDIILAAFDNFKEVCGEKNRFEKLMEYFRNEDTNIDFMVACMQFINIVVHSVENMNFRVFLQYEFTHLGLDHYLETLRLTESDKLQVQIQAYLDNVFDVGAMLEDSETKTAVLEHMEELQEHVNQLTEKLQDAENDSMAKIAELEKQLSQARRELEALREQLSPPRPPSPPAPQPQECYRLALERRLAELEEKGLVQILRGPDGDVAIEIVPVVIETPAAPVVTGEATAATATAATATAATGTDTTDAPAPAPSPPPAPAAPLPPPPPPPPPLPGAEPGPPLPPAPPLPPGTVPPPAPPLPGAQVPPPPPPLPGALEGPVPPPPPPPPLGGELPAGPGAPPAAGGSVKVKKPIQTKFRMPVFNWVALKPSQIDGTVFTELNDEKVLQELDMSDFEEQFKTKAQGPALDISALKVKATQKAPSKVTLMESNRAKNLAITLRKGGRSIQDICTAIETYDQQALSLDFLELLLRFLPTEYERTLIGKFEREQQPLEELSDEDQFMIRFSKIPRLAERMNVMIFLGNFNDTAQLLMPQLNAIIAASMSLKSSSKLRNILEIVLAFGNYMNSSKRGAAYGFRLQSLDALLEMKSTDRKQTLLHYLVRVIMEKYPELTGFHTELHFLDKAGTVSLDGVLQDVRSLQQGMELTRKEFMRQDDSPVLKDFLKVNSEVMEKLQADSKTAKEAYESAVEYFGENPKTSPPTTFFPMFMRFIRAYKKAEQDIELWKKQEAAAKEAESSPPGSEEQPELPIQKAKRQQMDMIAELKKKQMVKEPLIYEGKDGAIEDIISALKTVPFTARTGKRSSRLFCDVSFNEESPL, encoded by the exons atgGGCAACGCGGCCGGGGGCATGgaggggggggccgcggggcgggagaACCGCGACAACCGGCtgccggtgcccccccccgccgccgccgccgccgccgccgccgccgccgccccgccgcccgcccggcagcccatgcccgccgccgccgagctggAGGAGCGCTTCGGCCGCGTCCTG AACTCCATGAACCTGCCCCCGGACAAGATGAAGCTGCTCAACCAGTACGACAACGAGAAGAAGTGGGAGCTCATCTGTGACCAG GAACGTTTCCAGGTGAAAAACCCACCCTCCGCCTACATCCAGAAGCTGAAGAGCTACTTGGACACGGGTGGCGTAAGCAGGAAGGTGAGGGCTCCCCCTTCCACCCCTTGTCCCCATGCCGGGTCGGGCGCGGGGACGGTGCCAACGGCTCTCCCCATCCCGCAGTTCAAGAGGCGAGTGCAGGAGTCGACGCAGGTGCTCCGGGAGCTGGAGATTTCCCTGAGGACCAACTACATCGG ctGGGTCCAGGAGTTCCTCAACGAGGAGAACAAGGGGCTGGACGTGCTGCTGGAGTATCTCGCCTTCGCCCAGTGCTCTGTCGC GTATGACATGGAGAGTGCCGAGAACGGCAGCCCGGGCTCCGACAAGGGCAAGGTCCTGGAGCGGTCGCTGGAGGACCTGAACAAAAGCAGCTCCTCGTCCCCCACCCAGGGCTCCTCCAAAGTGCGGCACCTCACCGTCAG GCTGAACCCCTCGCACAGCAGGAAGGCGCTGAGGAACTCCCGCCTTGTCAGCCAGAAGGACGACGTCCACGTCTGCATCATGTGTCTCCGCGCCATCATGAACTACCAG tcTGGCTTCAGCCTGGTGATGAACCACCCAGCCTGCGTCAACGAGATCACCCTGAGCCTCAACAACAAGAACGCCAG GACCAAGGCGCTGGTGCTGGAGCTGTTGGCCGCCGTCTGCCTGGTCCGAGGTGGCCACGACATCATCCTGGCCGCCTTCGACAACTTCAAGGAG gtCTGCGGGGAGAAGAACCGCTTCGAGAAGCTGATGGAGTATTTCCGAAACGAGGACACCAACATCGACTTCATG GTGGCCTGCATGCAGTTCATCAACATCGTGGTGCACTCGGTGGAGAACATGAACTTCCGCGTCTTCCTGCAGTACGAGTTCACCCACCTGGGGCTGGACCACTACCTGGAG ACCCTCCGTCTCACCGAGAGCGACAAGCTGCAGGTGCAGATCCAAGCCTACCTGGACAACGTCTTCGACGTGGGGGCCATGCTGGAGGACTCGGAGACCAAGACGGCCGTGCTGGAGCAcatggaggagctgcaggagcacgTCAACCAG TTGACGGAGAAGCTGCAGGATGCGGAGAACGACTCCATGGCCAAGATAgcggagctggagaagcagctgagcCAGGCGCGGCGGGAGCTGGAGGCGCTGCGG gagcagctgagccCACCGCGGCCACCCAGCCcaccggccccgcagccccaggaGTGCTACCGGCTGGCGCTGGAGCGGCGGCTGgcggagctggaggagaaggggctggtgCAGATCCTGCGTGGGCCCGACGGAGACGTCGCCATCGAAATTGTCCCCGTCGTCATAGAAACCCCAGCAGCCCCCGTGGTTACCGGAGAggccaccgccgccaccgccaccgctgccaccgccaCCGCTGCCACCGGCACAGATACCACAG ATGCTCCGGCTCCGGCCCCGTCTCCCCCGCCAGCAcccgccgcccccctgccccccccgcctccgccccccCCACCGCTGCCGGGGGCTGAGCCcggccccccgctgccccccgcgcccccgctgccccccggcaccgtcccccctccagcccctccgctcccGGGCGCCCAagtgccaccaccccccccaccgctGCCTGGGGCGCTGGAgggtcccgtccccccgcctccACCGCCCCCACCCCTCGGTGgggagctcccagctgggcccggtgccccccccgccgccggcggttCAG TGAAGGTGAAGAAGCCGATCCAGACCAAGTTCCGTATGCCTGTCTTCAACTGGGTGGCCCTGAAGCCGAGCCAGATCGATGGCACCGTCTTCACCGAGCTCAATGACGAGaaggtgctgcag GAGCTGGACATGAGTGACTTTGAGGAGCAGTTCAAGACGAAGGCGCAGGGCCCCGCCTTGGACATCAGTGCCCTCAAGGTGAAGGCCACGCAGAAGGCTCCCAGCAAGGTCACCCTCATGGAGTCCAACCGAGCCAAGAACCTGGCCATCACCCTGCGCAAGGGCGGCCGCAGCATCCAGGACATCTGCACAGCCATCGAGAC GTATGACCAGCAAGCCCTGAGCCTCGActtcctggagctgctgctgcgcttCCTGCCCACCGAGTACGAGCGGACGCTCATCGGGAAGTTTGAGCGGGAGCAGCAGCCGCTGGAGGAGCTCTCAGACGAGGACCAGTTCATGATCCGCTTCAGCAAGATCCCGCGCCTGGCCGAGCGCATGAACGTCATGATCTTCCTGGGCAACTTCAACGACACGGCCCAGCTGCTCATGCCG CAACTCAACGCCATCATCGCCGCCTCCATGTCCCTCAAGTCCTCCAGCAAACTGCGCAACATCCTCGAG ATCGTCCTGGCCTTCGGGAACTACATGAACAGCAGCAAGCGCGGGGCAGCCTACGGCTTCCGTCTGCAGAGCCTCGACGCG ctgctggagaTGAAGTCGACGGACCGCAAGCAAACGCTGCTGCATTACCTGGTGCGGGTGATCATGGAGAAGTACCCTGAGCTCACCGGCTTCCACACCGAGCTGCACTTCCTCGACAAGGCGGGCACAG TCTCCCTGGACGGCGTGTTGCAGGACGTGCGGAGCCTGCAGCAGGGGATGGAGCTGACCCGCAAGGAGTTCATGCGGCAGGACGACAGCCCCGTGCTCAAGGACTTCCTCAAGGTCAACTCGGAGGTGATGGAGAAGCTGCAGGCTGACAGCAAAACCGCCAAG GAGGCGTACGAGTCGGCTGTGGAGTACTTCGGGGAGAACCCCAAGACCAGCCCCCCCACAACCTTCTTCCCCATGTTCATGCGCTTCATCAGAGCCTACAAG AAAGCGGAGCAGGACATCGAGCTGTGGAAGAAACAAGAGGCGGCGGCCAAAGAGGCAGAATCCAGCCCCCCCGGCAGCGAGGAGCAGCCCGAG CTGCCCATCCAGAAAGCCAAGCGGCAGCAGATGGACATGATCGCCGAGCTGAAGAAGAAGCAGATGGTGAAGGAGCCGCTCATCTACGAAGGAAAAGACGGGGCCATCGAGGACATTATTTCAG CTCTGAAAACTGTTCCTTTCACGGCCCGGACGGGCAAACGCTCGTCCCGGCTCTTCTGCGATGTGAGCTTCAATGAGGAGAGTCCTCTGTAG